From the genome of Caloranaerobacter sp. TR13:
CTTCCCCCATTGGTGTCTTATATTCTGTAACCTTTATAATCTCTAATTTCGCGTCCCCTTTATTTAAATTTTCAGCTAAAGTAGCTACAAAACTTCCTTCTGGAACATATATCATAGGTTTTTCGGTATTTGTAACTATATCTTCATTTTCGCCATCTCTTCCAATAGAAGTTATGCCTAATATTATGTCTCTATCGTAAGCATCCTCTATCAATTTGTTTAATGTAACAGTTTTACCCGCATTTTTTGCCATACCTACAATTGAAACTGTTTTATATTTTTTATCTATGATATCTATAAGCTTCATCTTTAGCACCTCGCATGTCAATTGGCAGTTACCAGGGGACAAAACTCAGTTGCCAGGGGACAGAAAGCGAAATGTAAAATGTAAAATTGAAAATTTAAAATTAAAATTTAAAGAATAACTGATAATTGAAAGCTGTTATCTATAAGCCAATAATTTTTAATCCATCGACTGTTGACTTTCGACCACTAACCATAATTAATTCTACATTTTACATTTTCAATTTCTAATTCTTTATCCCTGTTCTCTGTCCCCTGTTCCCTGTTCTCTATCATCTATTCCCTATTTTCCGCTCTTTCTCTTCTCTCTAACTTAGTTGGTTCAAGTGCTATATCATTGCCTTGTAAAAGTCCAGCTACACCTGTAAGTTTATGCTCTTTTTCTCCTCTACATACAGGGCAATTACATCCAGATTTATAATCCTCAGGCTCAGTATAAGTTGTTATAACTCCTTCAAAGTTTCTTAAAATCACCTTATTAGGAGACATAGATACTACATAGTTAGGCATTACAGGTATTTTCCCACCGCCACCAGGAGCATCTACAACAAATGTAGGTACAGCATAACCTGAAGTATGTCCTCTTAAACCTTCGATAATTTCTATACCTTTTGATACTGAAGTTCTAAAGTGCTCTATACCCATAGAAAGGTCACACTGATATATATAATAAGGTCTTACTCTAATTTTAACCAATTCATGAACTAACTTTCTCATTACATGTACGCAGTCATTTACACCTCTTAGTAATACTGATTGGTTACCTAATGGTATTCCAGCATTAGCTAATCTTTCTATAGCTTTCCTTGACTCCTCTGTAATTTCCTTTGGATGGTTGAAATGTGTATTTAACCAAATTGGATGATATTTTTTAAGCATATTAACTAGGTCATCTGTAATTCTCTGTGGTAATACAACAGGAGTACGTGAACCAATACGTATTACTTCAACATGAGGTATTTCTCTTAACTTTTTGATAATAGCCTCTAATCTTTCATCTGACACTAACAAAGCATCTCCACCTGATAAAAGAACATCTCTTACTTGTGGTGTTTTTTTAATATATTCAATAGCTGCTTCAATTCTATCCATTGGCATTGCTGCATCTTGATGTCCTGCAAATCTCCTTCTTGTACAATGTCTGCAATACATAGAACACTGATCTGTTATAAGTAAAAGTACTCTATCAGGATATCTGTGAGTTAACCCTGGAACTGGTGAATCTGTATCTTCATGTAATGGATCTAACATATCTGCTGAGCTCGTATGAGTTTCCATTATTGTAGGTACTGCTTGCATTCTAACAGGACAATTAGGATCATCTTTATCCATAAGTGAAGCGTAGTAAGGCGTTATACCCATTCTAAACTTTTCTAATGTTTCTCTTATATCTTTTTCTTCCTCTTCTGTTAAGTTTATAATTTTCTTAAGGTCTTCTACATCTGTAATTCTATTTTTTACCTGCCATCTCCAATCGTTCCATTCTTCATCTGTTACATTTTTCCAAAGTTCTATATCTCTGAAATTTACCATCAAATCTCCCCCTTTTAATTTAAATTCGATATTCGTCTTTTGATATTCGCCATTCGAAAAACGAATGACGAACAGCGAAAAGCGAACGACTAATAATTACGCATATAACTCTTCGTATATTTTTCTTAAAGCTTCGCTTTCTCTCATTATTTGTAAAGCAATTTCTGCATGACCTTTTGTATATCCATTTCCTATAATCATAGTTACATCTTTTCCTACCCCTTCTGCTCCTAATGCTGCTTTAGTAAAACTAGTAGCCATACTAAAGAAATAGATTAAACCATCATCTTTTGTCGCTAATATACTTGCCATTTCAGTGTTAGGAACGTTTACACAATTTATAGTTATATCAACCATTTCTCCATTTGTAACTTCTTTAATCTTTTCCATAACTTGGGTAGCGTTAGTTGCATCTGCTTGAATATAGTAGTCTGCTAACCCTGCCTGTTTTACTCTTTCTATGCTCTTTTGACTATGTCCTAGACAAATTACTTTTCCTGTTACTCCAACTCTTTTCTTTGCTTCATATAAACACAACATGCCAGATTTACCTGCTCCACCTATAACTAATACTGTATCCCCAGGCTTAACTAATTTTGCAGTTTGAGCTGGTGCACCAGCAACATCTAATACAGATAATGCAAGATTTTCTGGTATATCATTTGGTATTACAGCATAAATACCACTTTCAAATAGTATTGCTTTTCCTTTTATATCTACTTGGTCGATATCTTTTCTTACTTCTAGTATTTCATCTATTCTTAATGGAGTTAATGATAATGATACTAATGTAGCTATCTTATCTCCAACTTTAAGATTTGTCTTTCCTTCTAGAGCTGGTCCTATTTTTTCAACTGTACCGATTAACATACCGCCAGAACCTGTTACAGGGTTTTGATGTTTACCTCTTGTATTAACTATATTCATCATTATTTCTTTAATTTTTTCTAAACTACCACCCGCTTCTTCCTTAATTTGTGTAAAGCTTGCAGAGTCTATGTTTAATGTTTGTACATCAATTAATATTTCGTTATCGTAAATTTCCATATTGTTGTCAATTTTCAATGCAGGTTGAGGTAATACCCCCTTAGGTTCAATTACTCTGTGAGTTCCGTATGGACATCCTTTTTTCATTTTACTTTCCCCTCCTATTTTATTTTTTTACCGAATAAATATCTATGCAAGGAATATGCCAAGATTCGTCATTCGCTTTTCGTCGTTCGACGTTCACTTTTCGCGAATTAATAGTTATATGCATAAACAAAAAAACGGCTAAAAGCCGTTTTTTTTGTTTATAGTGCCTAAATTTGGGCACTTGTATTTATTTTTTTAATCCATATTTCTTCATCTTATACTGCAATGTCTGCCTAGGTATTCCAATTAGCTCAGATGTCTTAGTTATATTCCAATCTGTCATCTTAAGAGCCTCATATATTATATTTTTCTCTGTTTCCTCAAGTGTTTCTCTTAAAGGTTTTATATTGGTTGGTTTTTTTATAGTTTCCTTAAGAGGCTTTGGCAAATATTCAAGCTGTATTTCTTCTATATCATGAAGAGTCATTATACCTTCTATAACATGTTCAAGTTCTCTAACATTTCCCGGCCAATAATATTTCAAAAATGAATTCATAACGTCCTTTGAAACACCTTTAACATTTCTTCCTAAAGTTCTATTAAATTTATTTATAAAATGCTCTACTAATAAAGGAATATCCTCTACCCTCTCTTTAAGTTCAGGAAGACTTAATGTAATTACATTAAGTCTATAATATAAATCTCTTCTTATTTGTTTCTTTTCAATAGCTTCTTCAGGAGAGACATTAATAGCAGCAATAATTCTAACATCTACATCAATTGTCTTTACTGCCCCCACTCTTCTTATGCTCCCATCTTGTATCACTCTAAGAAGCTTTGCCTGTAAATCTAAAGGCATCGAATTAATTTCATCCAAAAAAAGTGTTCCACCATTTGCAAGTTCAAATAGTCCTGGTCTATCCTCTGCGCCAGTAAAGCTACCTTTGACAGTTCCAAACAATATACTTTCTAGCAGACCAGATGGTAATGCTGCACAATTTTGAGCAATAAAAGGCTTATTTTTTCTAGAACTTGCATTATGAATCGACTGAACAAAAAGTTCCTTTCCTGTTCCTGTTTTACCATATATCAAAACTGGAGATGATACCAAAGAAGCCTTTAAAGCTAAAGTTTTAAGTCTTAGCATTTTCTCACTTGTACCAATTATATCTACAAAAGTATATTTAGCTGTTTGTTTATTTTTATTAGACTTTCTTCCTTCACCCTTAAAAAGTTCCTTCTGAAGATCTACAATTTTCTCAGATAATCTTTTAACTTGAGTAATATCTTTAGATATTTCCAATGCTCCAATTATTTTACCATTTGCCTTTATTGGCAAGGATGTATTAATTGTAGTAATCTTATCACCTTTATAATTTACAAAAGTTTGCTCAACATTAAATATAGGCTGTCCAGTCTTAATTACCTTTAAAAGTGTACTAGTCTCATAAGTCAGTGAAGGATATATTTCTAATATATGCCTTCCAATAGCTTTATCTCTTTCTATTTCATCTAGTCTTTGTGCTGCTTTATTATAATAAACAATATTGCCTCTACTATCTATAATATGAATGCCCTCATCTAGATAATCTAGTATTTCAAAAATGTTTTCTCTAAAAAAAAGCTTTCTCACCTAATCTCCCCCCCACCGCCGAATTTTCGGCTTTAAGTGCCAAATATTAGGCACTCTATGAGTGCCTAATAAGTATTATTATTTTACATTAATCATTATACTACAATTAGAATATTTTGTCTGCTATCATTCCACCAAATACTACCCCTAACACACCTATAACTCCAGCTAAAACTGGTGGTGCAGGAAGAGGTAATTTAAACTTCTTAAAGATAGCACCTAAAACTGTTCCTGCTAATGTAGCTTTTATAATTAACATTATATCCATACTACCACTTACCTTTCTCTAATTTTTTACTAAAGTTGCACCTAACCAAACTCCAAATATACCCATAAATGCAGGTATATTAGGTGGAGCAGGTAAAGGGAATTTTAAAACCTTAAATACAACACCTACTAGCATTCCTGTAGCTAATGATAAGGCTATTTCCTTTATTTTAAATTTTGACATTTTCTTTCTACCTCCTTACATATCAAATACCTTAACTGTTAAAACATTTAATATTTCAGAAACAAAAACTTTTATAACATTGAGTATATACATATTACCTAAAATCTCATTTCTCTCAAACTGTCTAATAAAGAGTTTATTGTTGTATTCATAGAAATCACTACAAAAATTATAAAGGTAACTAAAAAGCTTATATGGTTCTTTAAACCTTATAGCTTCTTCCATTACCTTTTCTAAATCTAAGATCTGAAATATTAATTTTTTTCCTTCAACCAAGTTAAAAGACATATCTTTTAAATTATTATCTATCCTATAACCTTCTCTTTCTAATATAGAATTTATATTATTAGCTCTTTCATAAACATAGCTAACAAAAAAATAAGGGTTATCTATAGTGTTAATAACAGCTAAATCTAGAGGAATACTTATATTTCTCTTGGTAGTTTTAGACAGCGCCCAAAAACTAAATCTCTTTTCACCTATTAAACCTTTAATGTTTTCATTAAACCTCTTTTTCCCATTTTGTAGTGAGATATTACCAACCTCAATAATTTCACCTTTAGTATTATAACATAAATTTTTCAAATGTCCATAAGGAAATATATTAATTATATGGTTAAAAGTTCCCAAATCTATTAATCTATCATTTTTGATTGTATTGATTAGGTGAACTGTATTGCCTTTTAATCTTAGAATATTCAAAAGTGCATATGCATAAATCCTAGCTCTATTAATGTCATTTTGATTTGATAGATCATCTAATATTAGATGTAATAAATAACTTTGGCTCTTATCTTTTTTTAATATATCTACACCATTTCTTAGTATCATATCGCCAATTTTAATTATCCAAGTATCATCTAAATAAAAATTTATAAAACCTGGTCCTGCAACTTCAATTTTATTTACACACAATAAGCTTTTATCAAGTCTTTTTGCAATAATTTCGGCTATTTCTCTAGGAGATTTTTTTAAATATGAACTTAATTTTAATGATACATTGGTTGATAAGTCCCCAAAGTTTGGATCTTCAGGAATTGTAACATCAAAATCTATATTAAAATCCAAATTTTCTTCTTTTAAAGTTTTAATTATATTAATTTTAAACGAATCTATTATATCGTTTATTTTTTTCATAACAACCCCTCTAACTAATATCTATAGTTAATTGATTATTACTCTCTACTGTATTTGAAATAACTAGTTTATATGATAATTTAATACTTCCTTTACCTAAATCTGAAATATCAATTTCAATTTTATTTGTCGTAACTTCCATATCAAAATCTCCATATTGTGTATGATAAGCTGTTTTATGTTTTTTACCCTTTTCAAATATTAATTTTGAATTGCTAGTTCCAAATCTCTTCATAAGCACCTTATCATCCTGTATTTTTAAAGTTGTTGTAGCCCCTTCCATACCAGAAATTTCTGTTTCCTCATACACTAAGTAATATGATCCCTTCTTCTTATAGAATTTGCCTTCTGTTATCAATTCTATCGTGTTATCTTCACCATCTAAATTCTTTTGTATCCCTTTTATTTTTAATACTACGTCCTTCATATTTTCCAACCTTTCTAAAGATTTTCTATGTTGACCTTCTCTATAGACTGAATTTCTCTTCTCAAGAAATTGCCACCTATTCTTCTAAACTTTTCTGGATCATCACTAACATAAAACTTATACTTTGGTTTATCTGTAGAATCCTTTAACATATCATTTGAAATCAGCATTTCTTTAACAGTCTTGGCTGTTTCAAACGCTGGATTAACTAAAGAAACTTCTTTACCCATAACCTTGCTTAATGTATATCTCAATATTGGATAATGCGTACATCCTAATACTAAGGTATCTATATTATGTTCCTTCAATTCCATTAGATATTTCTCAGCTGCTAACATAGCAACATCTGTATCTTCCCAGCCTTCTTCTACTATTTGCACAAATAATGGACAAGCAACCCCTATTACCTCACTCGATTTATCCATATTTCTAATTAAAGTCTGATAAGCTTCACTATTTATAGTACCGGAAGTACCTATTACTCCTATTTTATTGTTTCTTGTTGCAGATATTGCCGCTTTAGCTCCAGGCTCAATCACTCCAATAATTGGTACATCAAATTTTTCCCTTGCAGATTCTAATGCTATCGCACTAGCTGTATTACACGCTATTACTATAGCCTTTATATTCTTACTCAAAAGAAATTTTATACACTGAAATGAATATTTTATTACTGTTTCTTTAGATCTAGTTCCATAAGGTATTCTTGCAGTGTCTCCAAAATATATTATATCTTCATTTGGAAGCTGTTCCATAATTTCCTTTAAAACTGTAAGTCCTCCTATACCTGAATCAAAAACCCCTATAGGCCTGTTATCCATATTTTACCTCCTGTTTTTTAAAGTTGCCAGCTGCCAGGGTACAGTTACCAGTATTCCAGTCCCCTGTCCTCTGTCCTCTATTCTCTATTCTCTATTCACTAATTCCAGTACCCAGTACCCAGCACCCAGTACCTAGTACCCAGTACCTAGTATCCAGTACCTATATAAATATTATATGTTAAAAACTATAAATATCAAAAGAAAATACAGGGAGATTAAACTCCCTGCACCATATTTTTCTCTGCTATCTCTATAGCCTTCCTCACTATATTACCACAATCCCTTGAAGATACTGCTCCCCATCCTTCTTTTTTTACTATATCATATAATCCTAACTGTTTTGAAATTTCCTCTTTTAATTTACTTGACATCAAACCTTTTTTAGCCATGATGTTCCTCCCTAGGCTGGAGTCGATGGCATATACCATCTACTAATATTTTTTGTAATATAATAAATTTTATTATTTTTATTTTTTCCAATATTCAATTTTAAATCATCAAAATTCCATTTTCATCTCTTATTACTTTAAGTATTTTTTCTTCTTTACCTGTTTCAGCATTTATATATACTATGAAGTTAGAACCCTTATACTTACCTTTAAACTCATAGCATAAAACTTCTTTTATTCCATTCTTTGGTATTAACGCTAGTCTTACATTTTCAATATCAAAATCTAGTTTTACCTTGTCTCTCGCTTGCTCTTCTGTAAGTTTAGGCTTTGGTAAATCTCTATCGTAATGGCTTTTTAGATATGCAGCTGCATCAAATCCTACTATCTCTCCATTGTCTAATGCTACCTTTACTTTTATGTTATCTGCATATACCGTAACATTATTGTCTTTATATGCAAAATTAAATAATACGACTCCATCAAATTTTAATGAGTAGTTAGGTTCCATGCCCTTATAACCTTTTTCTTCTAAAAACTTTTTAGCATATTTTAATGCATCATTAACAGAAAGTTTTTTTCTATCTACAGGCCTAGGATTCATCATCCATATTACTTTACCACCCTTTTTACTTACACTTATATAAATAGCTCTTTCCTTACTCGCATTTTCTGGAGATATACTAAATGTATATGCACTTATATTTGCTGCATTGCTCTTCTTTCCTTCTTCAAACTTAGTTATTTTCCTTACTTTTTTAACACCTATAAATTTTTTTGCTATATCTTTTGCTTCGCTGACACTTACAACCTTTCCTCCTAAACCTCTTGGTTTTACATTAAGAACTTGGTCAGAAAAAGGTCCATCGTATATCAATTCTGGGTAATTGTTTGTAATCTTCTCTTCAAATTTGGTTAATCTTGCATCCATAATATTTTCATTTGCCTTATCTAATTGTCTATCTTCACGTCTTCTCACTAAATTAAAATTTAAACGCCCCTTCATAATCTTATTATGTAGGTTCGATAATTCATCTGCTAAATAACTAGCATTATCTTGAAGTGCAAATAGTGCATGTCTTTGTTTACTTGTAATTGGCTTTCCGTCTAAATAAGCCTGTATTAAAGAATAACAATAATCAGCTGCTTGATTAAGAAATTTTTCTGTTTTACTTAAATCTTTATGACTTACAGGCATTTGTGAAAGTTTTTCTTGTGCTGTTAAAGCATTCTGCCAAATTTGTGATAAAAGTAAAATATTTAAATCTTTTGATTCTGCTAAAAGAACTTTAGACAAGTTTACTTGTACATTCTCGACATTGTCTTTCATATCATAAAAAAGCCTCTGATATTCGTTATTCAACATCTGCTTATAGTCATTCTTTGTTTCATATTGAACGAATCCCCATACTAGAACAACTATAAAAGCCAAAGCTAATATCCCTGGTAAAAACCATCTTCTATTTTTCAATAATTTCACCTCCATTTCTATTTGCCAAACCAATGTTTACCAATTTTTACTATAACTTTTCTAGACCATATCCATCTACTTGTAGCTGTAGCAGGATTCCAATAATAAAGGCTACCATATGATGGGTCCCAACCATTCATAGCATCTCTTGCAGCTCGTATTGAATCCTTATCTGGTGTTAAATTTATCTGCCCATCACTAACAGCTGTAAAAGCTCCAGGTTGATAGATAACACTCGCTATAGTATTTGGAAAAGATGGATGTTCAACCCTATTTAATATTACTGCAGCAACTGCCACTTTGCCTATATAAGGCTCTCCTCTTGCTTCGCCATGTACGGCTCTTGCTAATAGATATACATTATCATCTCTTGTTACTTTTCTAGCTGCACCTCTAGTAGCACGCTTAAAACTAATACCAAGTGCAGCAGCTGTTCGAGGTCCTACAACACCATCTACCTTTAGACCATTTTTTCTTTGAAATCTACGAACTGCTCTATACGTTCCAGCACCATATATACCATCTACTCTTCCCGTATAATAACCCCATTTAAGTAATCTAGATTGAACTTGTTTTACGTCACTTCCCCTAGAACCCCAATATAAAACTCTAGTTATCGCATAAGCTTTATAATCTGACATAACACTTGTATCGATATAGGATGTATATACAGAAAAAAATATCAACGTAAATATACTCAATAGCAAAACTAATTTTTTCAATTAATTTCCTCCTCTCTAGATCTTTTTTATCTAAGTGTTAATATTTTCTGTAGTAATATAGGCAATTATTCAAAAAAAATACGACCTAAGGTCGCTTTGATATTACAATAGTGAACAGTTGCCAGAGAACAGAGAACAGAAATCAGTTGCCAGAGATCAGTTACCAGTTGCCAGACCGCAGTATCCCTGTTCCCTTTGCCCTGTTCCCTGCCGTGTGATCCCTGTTACACTTTACATTTTTAAATTTTTCTATCCAGTACCCAGCACCTAGTACCCAGTACCCAGCCCTACAAGCATCTTTGCAAGTCTTAATTTACTCTTTTCAAGAAGCTCAACTACTTTAAATTTAAGTTTCAAAGGTACTTCTCGTTCATTATTAGCATTTATTATCATGTTATATTCTTCTTCTGTTAATACTCCTTTTAACTCTTGTTTTATTTTGTTATTTGTGATTCCATGAGTAATATCGATAAAGCATAATGGCGGAAACATAACGCACCACCAATTTTTACCTTTACCTTCTCCTATTACAACTCTAACAGCTTGATATTTGCCTGCTGGTAAAGTGAAGTTGCCATATGATTTTGTAGGAAAATCATACTCTCCAAATTGCACACTTACATCATAATTCTTACCTAATTTTTTAATCTGCTTTTCTGCTATGTACTCAATTTTATCTAAATTGTCTAAAATAATTTTTTTGCTTTCATCTAATGAAGATACTTTTCCAAATTTTGAATTCATTTCATTAATTATTGCATCTCTAACTTTAAGTTTTAATTGCTGGTCTTCTGGAGAATCACTATTAGCTATTACATGGAAACGTATTAATTTATTTCTATAGCTTTCTCTATTTTTATATACATCACTTAAAAAAAATATACCACTAACAATAAGCAATATAAATATTAATGCAAAAGATAATATTTTTTTATAACGCACCATTTATAATACCTCCTGTACTAGGCAAATTATCCAGCTACTATAAGTATTAACTGTTTTTTTCTTTTTTAAACATACCTTGAAGCATTATTACTTATTCATTCCAATTCTTCTTATCTTAGCCTTTACATTAACTTTTATATTTACTTCTGGGAATACATCATCCCAATCATCTTTAACTTTATCCCAAATATCTGGCTTAAATTTGCTTAAATAATCTCCAATTCCAATTACATCTGCCTTAAATTCTTTCTGTATTTTTTTTATAGTACCCTCGATTTCATTTTTTACCTTATTTTCAATCATTCCTTCCAATTTTCTTAATAATTTATCATCTAAAACATCTTTAGAAGTTTTAAGCTTGTATTGTTGTAGTACACCTTCCATACTCACATTTATATTCACTACTATTTGTCCATTCTCTATCTTGCCAGTCTTTTTAGCTACTGAATCCGTAACAGAGTATGATATTATAGCATTATCATTTATTAAATCTATATCTTCAGAAGTAACTTCATCAGTTATAAACATTACACTTCTGTTTTCTATTTCACCAAGCCACCCTACAAGCCTATAATCTCTAATAACAGCAGCTCCTGCAACTTTTATCTCATTTTTAGTAGGTACTATTCTTGGTATTAAAGCACACTTACAATCATGTAAACTAGGTAAGATATCTCCAATAGTTTTTGGAGTAAATCTAGAGCTCTTTTCTTTTGCTTTAGATAAACCTGTCAGATATGTTCCTGTAACTGGCTCTAAACTTGGCTCTATTTCTATAACCTCTTTTGCTTCTCCTTGAGATATAAAAACACCTACTTTTCTGCCGATTTCATGAGTTCTCTCAAGCTCATCAAATATCTGTTTAAATGTATCACTATCCCTAGCAACTTTTTCTCCAATAATTATTGCCTTAGTATGTCCAAAAAACATTGTTTTATTAGATCTTGTTGTCAGTGCATTAGAAACATGAAATATATTTTGTCCCATACTACTTAAAATAAATCTTGGTTTTTCACCGCCACCACCTTTTCTAATTGCCTTAACATTGGGAAAAACAAAAGTTATGGTGAATTTATTATATCCACTTTCTTTTTTCTCAAGCTCTCCTCCATCTCCATGCACATCTACTCCTATTGCTGAAATAAAAGCTCTGTCATTTATTTCAACTTTGTCCCAACATCCTGTCAATAATATAATACACATAAAAATAATAATTATTTTTTTTAGTTTAACCATTATTGGCAGCTCCCTTCTTCCTTTTCCTGATAAGTGCTACAATCAAGTAACCAGTAGGTATAAATACAACTACAAAAGTTCCTAAGTAATTAGTAAACTTTTCCATAGAATCATAAACTGATGCTATATTATCAGGAACCAAAGAAAATATATAAATAAAAGGAAGTATTGGTAATACAAAGTATTTATGCTCTCTTAATCTAAATAATTTGCACAAAATTAAAGCAGCAGAATAATAAAATGGTGATAAAGATGCAAATACAGATAAAACCCAAAGCCCCATCACAATACCCTCTATGTTTTCAATAAAAGCTCCTGGCAAATCTATTGTTTTCATAAGAGATAATGTTGGCCATAGTAAATGTTTTGTTTCATTTTCTCCAAATCTGCTTAATGCCACTACAAAAAAAGCTATATAAACTAAAGTTACAATTCCTATTGATAAAATATTAAATTTCATAAGATTTTCAGTATCTTTGACATAAGCTGAAACAAGTAATATCAATTCATAGCCCATAAAGCTAAAAAAAGTTATATGTACAGATTTAATAATATCTAACGGATTTGTTCTAAAAATTGGTAATAGATTAGTAAAATCTAAATCTGGAATTAAAGATAATAGTAATAAAAATACTGGTATAACAACTATAGGCAGTATTAACTCTGCCATCCTAGCTAATCCTTCTATTCCTCCTCTTACTAAATATGCACTAACTAAAAGCATTGAAATTATAATAATTTCTGTTGGAGTATCATCTAATAGAAACATTTTAACAACTTCTGCAAAAATTCTTACTTCAAAAGCAGAAAATATAACAAAATACATAAATAATATAATTGAAATGGTATTAGATATAGGAGTTGTAATTAACTCTCTTCCAAACTCCACTACAGTTTT
Proteins encoded in this window:
- a CDS encoding endospore germination permease, whose amino-acid sequence is MIKGNDKISANQVMFILLTTIIGVGILSLPRSVAEKASTDGWILIILGGITACILTAISVKLVNMFTNKTVVEFGRELITTPISNTISIILFMYFVIFSAFEVRIFAEVVKMFLLDDTPTEIIIISMLLVSAYLVRGGIEGLARMAELILPIVVIPVFLLLLSLIPDLDFTNLLPIFRTNPLDIIKSVHITFFSFMGYELILLVSAYVKDTENLMKFNILSIGIVTLVYIAFFVVALSRFGENETKHLLWPTLSLMKTIDLPGAFIENIEGIVMGLWVLSVFASLSPFYYSAALILCKLFRLREHKYFVLPILPFIYIFSLVPDNIASVYDSMEKFTNYLGTFVVVFIPTGYLIVALIRKRKKGAANNG
- a CDS encoding Ger(x)C family spore germination protein; the encoded protein is MVKLKKIIIIFMCIILLTGCWDKVEINDRAFISAIGVDVHGDGGELEKKESGYNKFTITFVFPNVKAIRKGGGGEKPRFILSSMGQNIFHVSNALTTRSNKTMFFGHTKAIIIGEKVARDSDTFKQIFDELERTHEIGRKVGVFISQGEAKEVIEIEPSLEPVTGTYLTGLSKAKEKSSRFTPKTIGDILPSLHDCKCALIPRIVPTKNEIKVAGAAVIRDYRLVGWLGEIENRSVMFITDEVTSEDIDLINDNAIISYSVTDSVAKKTGKIENGQIVVNINVSMEGVLQQYKLKTSKDVLDDKLLRKLEGMIENKVKNEIEGTIKKIQKEFKADVIGIGDYLSKFKPDIWDKVKDDWDDVFPEVNIKVNVKAKIRRIGMNK
- the ypeB gene encoding germination protein YpeB, coding for MKNRRWFLPGILALAFIVVLVWGFVQYETKNDYKQMLNNEYQRLFYDMKDNVENVQVNLSKVLLAESKDLNILLLSQIWQNALTAQEKLSQMPVSHKDLSKTEKFLNQAADYCYSLIQAYLDGKPITSKQRHALFALQDNASYLADELSNLHNKIMKGRLNFNLVRRREDRQLDKANENIMDARLTKFEEKITNNYPELIYDGPFSDQVLNVKPRGLGGKVVSVSEAKDIAKKFIGVKKVRKITKFEEGKKSNAANISAYTFSISPENASKERAIYISVSKKGGKVIWMMNPRPVDRKKLSVNDALKYAKKFLEEKGYKGMEPNYSLKFDGVVLFNFAYKDNNVTVYADNIKVKVALDNGEIVGFDAAAYLKSHYDRDLPKPKLTEEQARDKVKLDFDIENVRLALIPKNGIKEVLCYEFKGKYKGSNFIVYINAETGKEEKILKVIRDENGILMI
- the spoIIR gene encoding stage II sporulation protein R; this translates as MVRYKKILSFALIFILLIVSGIFFLSDVYKNRESYRNKLIRFHVIANSDSPEDQQLKLKVRDAIINEMNSKFGKVSSLDESKKIILDNLDKIEYIAEKQIKKLGKNYDVSVQFGEYDFPTKSYGNFTLPAGKYQAVRVVIGEGKGKNWWCVMFPPLCFIDITHGITNNKIKQELKGVLTEEEYNMIINANNEREVPLKLKFKVVELLEKSKLRLAKMLVGLGTGY
- the sleB gene encoding spore cortex-lytic enzyme — encoded protein: MKKLVLLLSIFTLIFFSVYTSYIDTSVMSDYKAYAITRVLYWGSRGSDVKQVQSRLLKWGYYTGRVDGIYGAGTYRAVRRFQRKNGLKVDGVVGPRTAAALGISFKRATRGAARKVTRDDNVYLLARAVHGEARGEPYIGKVAVAAVILNRVEHPSFPNTIASVIYQPGAFTAVSDGQINLTPDKDSIRAARDAMNGWDPSYGSLYYWNPATATSRWIWSRKVIVKIGKHWFGK